A stretch of the Thalassotalea euphylliae genome encodes the following:
- a CDS encoding peroxidase family protein: protein MMKKAGFNCTALAVCLALTGCGGSSDSETNTNSSSNALPLVDAGARQDVDERSFVTLSGTAIDAEGEVSFVWQQVSGTSVNLNNTNTLTPSFRAPATSNDESLVFRLTATDSDNASSSDEVSIQVSDRRASPQGINENAQDRRNQANNNRRNDPRFVNNREVRTIDGSFNNQTNTLWGSSFSHLARWAVADYEDGIASLAGAARPSARVVSNNIHAQEDGEIIPNTFGTTDFLWQWGQFLDHDIGVTDGVEEAADIAVPSGDTYFDPRGTGEQTILFSRALFDHNTGTDKSNPREQENELTAWIDGSMIYGSDDERAFALRVSEQSPYLATSEGNLLPFNITGQTNANAFGVDDEQLFLAGDIRANEQVGLAVMHTLWVREHNRIATNMAQANPDASGEQIYQAARRLVIAKIQIITYQEYLPALIGEDAISDYRGYNAAVNPGLFNEFAVAAYRYGHSLVNNQLLRLDAQGNSIEAGALSLRDAFFTAPNLLTNETSIDPILRGQASQLSQKLDVNVTHELRNFLFGQPGAGGLDLVSLNIQRGRDHGVPSYNDMRDVFGLERVTSFNEITSNPELAAALAQTYETVDDIDLFTGGLAEDPLSEVGSQMGELFRAMHIRQFEAFRDGDRFWYQRYLSPEELRLVEGTTLAEVIRANTSIGSELQENVFYLKSN from the coding sequence ATGATGAAAAAAGCAGGTTTTAATTGTACGGCATTAGCAGTGTGTTTAGCGCTAACTGGGTGTGGTGGTAGCAGCGACAGCGAGACAAATACAAACAGCAGCAGTAATGCGTTACCCCTTGTTGATGCAGGCGCGAGACAAGACGTTGATGAGCGCAGCTTTGTTACTTTATCAGGCACTGCTATCGATGCTGAAGGGGAAGTGAGCTTTGTTTGGCAGCAGGTTTCGGGCACATCTGTTAATTTAAACAACACCAATACACTCACCCCAAGTTTTCGTGCACCTGCAACTAGCAATGATGAGAGTTTAGTGTTTAGGCTAACCGCCACAGATAGCGACAATGCCAGCTCGTCAGATGAGGTTAGCATACAGGTTAGCGACCGAAGAGCCTCGCCACAGGGGATTAACGAGAATGCTCAAGACAGGAGAAATCAGGCAAATAACAATAGACGCAATGACCCTCGTTTTGTTAATAACCGCGAAGTCAGAACGATTGATGGCTCTTTCAACAATCAAACAAATACGCTTTGGGGCTCTTCATTTAGCCATTTAGCGCGTTGGGCCGTCGCTGACTATGAAGATGGTATTGCTTCATTAGCAGGAGCTGCTCGTCCAAGTGCTAGGGTTGTGTCGAATAATATTCATGCTCAAGAAGATGGTGAGATCATACCAAATACTTTTGGTACCACAGATTTTCTTTGGCAATGGGGGCAATTTCTTGATCATGACATTGGCGTTACCGATGGTGTTGAAGAAGCCGCTGATATTGCTGTGCCGAGTGGCGACACCTATTTCGATCCTCGCGGTACTGGCGAACAAACAATTCTATTCTCGCGGGCCTTGTTTGATCACAACACTGGTACTGACAAAAGCAATCCGCGTGAACAAGAGAATGAACTTACGGCCTGGATCGATGGCAGCATGATCTACGGCTCAGATGACGAACGTGCATTTGCATTGCGAGTAAGTGAACAGAGCCCTTATTTGGCGACTAGCGAAGGTAACTTGCTACCTTTTAATATTACTGGGCAGACCAACGCAAATGCCTTTGGTGTTGACGATGAACAGCTGTTCTTAGCGGGGGATATTCGTGCCAATGAACAGGTAGGCCTAGCGGTTATGCATACATTATGGGTACGTGAGCACAACCGCATTGCTACCAATATGGCGCAGGCGAATCCTGATGCCAGTGGTGAGCAAATATATCAAGCGGCAAGGCGACTAGTAATCGCGAAAATTCAGATTATCACCTATCAAGAATACTTACCGGCGCTAATTGGAGAGGACGCAATTAGTGACTATCGTGGCTACAATGCGGCGGTAAACCCTGGCCTATTCAATGAGTTTGCAGTTGCGGCTTATCGCTATGGCCATTCATTAGTTAACAATCAACTGCTGCGCCTAGATGCGCAAGGCAATAGCATTGAGGCTGGCGCTTTATCATTGCGTGATGCCTTTTTTACCGCCCCTAACTTGCTGACTAATGAAACAAGCATAGACCCTATTTTGAGAGGTCAGGCGAGTCAACTTAGTCAAAAACTTGATGTTAATGTAACCCATGAACTGCGAAATTTTTTGTTTGGACAGCCGGGAGCGGGAGGCTTAGATCTGGTTTCACTTAACATTCAACGTGGACGAGATCATGGGGTACCCTCGTACAACGATATGCGAGATGTGTTTGGTCTCGAACGCGTTACCAGCTTCAATGAAATTACTTCAAACCCTGAGCTTGCAGCAGCGTTGGCGCAAACATATGAAACGGTTGACGATATTGACTTGTTTACTGGAGGACTGGCTGAAGACCCGCTTAGCGAAGTCGGCTCACAAATGGGAGAGTTATTCCGTGCTATGCACATTCGCCAGTTTGAAGCCTTTCGAGACGGCGATCGCTTTTGGTATCAGCGTTACTTGTCGCCAGAAGAGTTAAGGTTAGTGGAAGGTACGACTTTAGCCGAAGTTATTCGAGCCAATACCAGTATAGGCAGTGAGCTTCAAGAGAATGTTTTTTATCTAAAAAGCAACTAA
- the lysS gene encoding lysine--tRNA ligase has product MTDQANQDENKLIAERRGKLAQIRENCPANGHPNQFDRKHYAADLQAAHGEKDKEMLEAETDVYSIAGRVMAKRGPFLVLQDMTGRIQAYADKTVQKDIKARLGGVLDIGDIVGVTGTLHKSGKGDLYVNMDKYELLTKSLRPLPEKFHGLQDTETKYRQRYVDLITNEETRETFRIRSKIVEGIRRFLADRDFMEVETPMLQTIPGGATAKPFITHHNALDVQMYMRIAPELYLKRLVVGGFERVFEINRNFRNEGLSTRHNPEFTMIEFYQAYADYHDLMNLTEDMLRTLAEDVMGNPVIRNTVKNAEGEVVEEKFYDFGKPFARLSMVDAILKYAPEGMVTSEDEAALRDPENNFDTIKALAKKAHVKEGDAAKVWGPGKYICEIFEEVAEHLLDQPTFITEYPWEVSPLARRNDENPFITDRFEFFVGGRELANGFSELNDAEDQAERFRKQVEEKDAGDDEAMHFDEDYINALEYGLPPTAGEGIGIDRLVMLFTDSPTIKDVILFPHMRPLAE; this is encoded by the coding sequence ATGACAGACCAAGCAAATCAAGACGAAAATAAATTAATCGCCGAGCGTCGCGGCAAATTAGCGCAAATTCGCGAAAACTGCCCGGCTAATGGCCATCCAAACCAGTTTGACCGAAAACACTATGCAGCTGATTTACAAGCTGCCCACGGTGAGAAAGACAAAGAAATGCTTGAAGCTGAAACTGACGTTTACAGCATTGCTGGTCGTGTGATGGCAAAGCGTGGTCCATTCTTGGTACTACAAGATATGACAGGTCGCATTCAAGCCTACGCTGACAAAACCGTACAAAAAGACATTAAAGCTCGTTTAGGCGGTGTGTTAGATATCGGTGATATCGTTGGTGTAACAGGTACTTTGCATAAATCTGGCAAAGGCGATTTGTACGTTAATATGGACAAGTACGAGCTACTCACTAAGTCGCTACGTCCATTACCTGAAAAATTCCACGGCTTACAAGATACGGAAACTAAGTACCGTCAGCGTTACGTTGATTTGATCACTAACGAAGAAACCCGTGAAACTTTCCGTATTCGCTCGAAAATCGTTGAAGGTATTCGTCGTTTCTTAGCGGATCGCGACTTTATGGAAGTGGAAACGCCAATGCTACAAACCATTCCAGGTGGTGCAACGGCGAAACCATTTATTACCCATCACAATGCGTTAGATGTACAAATGTACATGCGTATAGCGCCAGAGCTTTACTTAAAGCGCCTAGTGGTTGGTGGTTTTGAGCGCGTTTTTGAAATTAACCGCAACTTCCGTAACGAAGGCTTATCAACACGTCACAACCCAGAATTCACTATGATTGAATTCTACCAAGCGTACGCTGATTACCATGATTTAATGAACCTAACTGAAGACATGCTACGCACGTTAGCAGAAGATGTCATGGGTAACCCAGTGATCCGCAATACCGTGAAAAACGCTGAAGGTGAAGTGGTGGAAGAGAAATTCTACGACTTTGGTAAGCCATTCGCGCGTTTATCTATGGTTGACGCGATTTTGAAATACGCACCTGAAGGTATGGTAACCAGCGAAGACGAAGCGGCACTGCGCGACCCTGAAAACAACTTCGATACCATCAAAGCATTAGCGAAAAAAGCGCATGTTAAAGAAGGTGATGCGGCGAAAGTTTGGGGCCCTGGTAAGTACATTTGTGAAATCTTCGAAGAAGTCGCTGAGCACTTACTTGACCAACCGACGTTTATCACGGAATACCCATGGGAAGTATCGCCACTGGCACGTCGTAACGACGAAAACCCATTCATTACTGACCGTTTTGAATTTTTCGTTGGTGGTCGTGAGTTAGCGAATGGTTTCTCTGAGCTTAACGATGCCGAAGACCAAGCCGAGCGTTTCCGCAAGCAAGTGGAAGAGAAAGACGCAGGTGATGATGAAGCGATGCACTTTGATGAAGACTACATCAACGCGCTTGAGTACGGCTTACCACCAACAGCCGGTGAAGGTATTGGTATCGACCGCTTAGTGATGTTATTCACTGACTCGCCAACCATTAAAGACGTGATTTTATTCCCGCATATGCGTCCGCTAGCGGAATAA
- a CDS encoding YkvA family protein: protein MAFEVKFELKDSDLAHFREVMKKAIDGASHLSEEDILAKARELSASVQADVPEFVADRLRKLEVLVTMVEDAQWKLDGEERANVLSALAYFSDPEDLVPDHIPALGFLDDAIMIELVVEDLQDDIEAFEEFCAYREREQGRAGDKEITTEDWLDSKRRELHSRMRNRRSSRRSGRSGFRSIF from the coding sequence ATGGCATTTGAGGTAAAGTTTGAATTAAAAGATTCAGATTTAGCGCATTTTCGCGAAGTAATGAAAAAAGCGATTGACGGTGCATCGCACTTAAGTGAAGAAGATATTCTGGCTAAAGCCAGAGAGCTTAGTGCGAGCGTACAAGCAGATGTGCCAGAGTTCGTCGCCGACCGTTTACGTAAGCTCGAAGTTTTAGTCACCATGGTTGAAGATGCCCAATGGAAATTAGACGGGGAAGAGCGAGCGAATGTGCTAAGTGCACTTGCTTACTTTAGCGATCCAGAAGATTTAGTACCGGATCATATTCCAGCACTAGGCTTTTTAGATGATGCGATTATGATTGAGTTAGTCGTAGAAGATTTACAAGACGATATCGAAGCATTTGAAGAGTTTTGTGCATACCGTGAACGTGAGCAAGGCCGTGCTGGCGATAAAGAAATTACCACAGAAGATTGGCTAGATTCAAAACGCAGAGAGTTGCATAGCCGTATGCGTAATCGCCGCAGCTCACGACGCAGTGGACGCTCAGGCTTCCGCTCAATTTTCTAG
- a CDS encoding energy transducer TonB yields MNKRFSLIFLILAHFPFSSAAIAKLPPETSPQEQSSHEATRTKQILSTEITQIIDAKAKLRVPPKFPISEAKKGIDGWVRLSFIVEPDGSTSNVVILESTGRKSFEREALKALKQWQYEPAMEGGKPIQQCKNSVQIDFKMAREQEGVSRRFLSLYRKLEKAFNKNIQKDITELIDRLESYEVKTLRESFYKYQLMTRYAKHQQNKRKELNYLNKTFQFSGVGGFFDHKRAVQSDTVDAVGVKVKKGESVDEAISASTQRHYKFLDVALFPVLHDKLLLELDFGRVGDALDTVDKLLLLSSAKPNWPAYQQQKQTLIDFIASDTPIVTPGFIGKRDFWQHTLIRNEFQLADVSGELHKLDIRCRNKRHVYTVNEQSIWKIPKSWQGCNVLVYGDNKASFKLVELNPSDTAKQLKGAMAEKPRLQG; encoded by the coding sequence ATGAACAAGCGTTTCTCATTAATATTTTTAATTCTCGCCCACTTTCCTTTTAGTTCTGCAGCTATTGCTAAGCTGCCACCTGAAACGTCGCCACAAGAACAGTCTAGTCATGAAGCTACCAGAACTAAGCAAATTTTATCTACTGAAATAACGCAGATTATTGATGCTAAAGCTAAGCTTCGCGTGCCGCCAAAGTTTCCAATTAGTGAGGCTAAAAAGGGGATAGATGGTTGGGTAAGACTGAGCTTTATTGTCGAGCCTGATGGTTCAACTAGTAATGTTGTTATTTTGGAATCAACAGGGCGTAAGAGTTTTGAACGAGAAGCGTTAAAAGCACTTAAACAATGGCAATATGAGCCTGCAATGGAAGGTGGTAAGCCGATCCAACAGTGTAAAAATAGTGTTCAAATTGACTTTAAAATGGCCCGTGAGCAAGAAGGCGTTTCAAGACGTTTTCTCAGCTTATATCGCAAGCTTGAAAAAGCCTTTAATAAGAATATTCAGAAAGATATTACTGAGCTAATTGATAGGCTTGAAAGCTATGAGGTAAAAACGCTACGCGAGTCATTTTATAAATATCAATTAATGACACGCTATGCAAAGCACCAGCAAAATAAGCGAAAAGAGCTCAATTACCTTAACAAAACATTTCAATTCTCCGGCGTTGGCGGCTTCTTTGACCATAAACGCGCAGTACAAAGTGATACTGTCGATGCTGTTGGCGTCAAAGTGAAAAAGGGCGAATCTGTGGACGAAGCTATTTCAGCGAGCACGCAACGACACTATAAGTTTCTTGATGTAGCATTATTTCCAGTGTTACATGACAAACTTTTGTTAGAACTCGACTTTGGCCGTGTCGGCGATGCGTTAGATACCGTTGATAAGCTTTTGTTATTGTCCTCAGCCAAACCTAACTGGCCGGCATACCAACAGCAAAAACAAACGCTTATTGATTTTATTGCCAGCGATACGCCAATAGTTACCCCAGGTTTCATTGGGAAAAGAGACTTTTGGCAGCACACCTTAATTCGCAATGAGTTCCAACTCGCCGATGTTTCAGGGGAGCTACACAAACTGGACATACGTTGTCGTAATAAACGCCACGTTTACACTGTTAACGAGCAATCTATTTGGAAAATTCCGAAGAGCTGGCAAGGCTGTAATGTCCTTGTTTATGGTGATAACAAAGCGAGCTTCAAATTAGTTGAACTAAATCCAAGTGATACAGCTAAGCAGCTAAAAGGTGCGATGGCAGAAAAGCCAAGATTACAGGGTTAG
- a CDS encoding FKBP-type peptidyl-prolyl cis-trans isomerase: protein MKISNNAVVKLHYAVSDSEGTLIDSSYDHEPLNIIQGTGYLIPGLEQALDGREAGDTFEVDVAADLAYGERFDEYVQTVPKAVMEGVDDLQVGMQLRATTDEGEQTVIVVEVTDEEITVDGNHPLAGIDLHFDVEILEVREAAAEELEHGHVHSEKSEEGGCGDSCGCDS from the coding sequence ATGAAAATTTCAAACAATGCAGTTGTTAAACTTCACTACGCAGTATCAGATAGCGAAGGTACTTTAATCGACAGCTCTTACGACCATGAACCACTTAATATTATCCAAGGCACTGGCTACTTAATTCCGGGTCTTGAGCAAGCTCTAGACGGCCGCGAAGCTGGTGACACATTTGAAGTAGATGTGGCAGCAGATCTTGCTTACGGCGAGCGTTTCGACGAATACGTACAAACTGTACCAAAAGCCGTGATGGAAGGTGTGGATGACTTACAAGTTGGCATGCAACTGCGCGCAACAACAGATGAAGGCGAGCAAACGGTTATCGTGGTAGAAGTCACTGACGAAGAAATTACCGTTGATGGTAACCACCCGCTAGCAGGCATTGATTTACACTTCGACGTAGAAATTCTAGAAGTACGTGAAGCGGCTGCAGAAGAGCTAGAACACGGCCATGTGCATAGCGAGAAAAGCGAAGAAGGCGGCTGTGGTGACAGCTGCGGATGTGATAGCTAA